One segment of Phragmites australis chromosome 13, lpPhrAust1.1, whole genome shotgun sequence DNA contains the following:
- the LOC133888647 gene encoding vacuolar cation/proton exchanger 3-like: MESPQIEMGGFKVNSPQVPNGGLRPSMAGSWNSRRTFERALKSIRIVIFTSKLNLLLPFGPASIILHFTSRRHGLVFLFSMLGITPLAERLGYATEQLALFTGPTVGGLLNATFGNATEMIIAIYALRNGMIRVVQQSLLGSILSNMLLVMGCAFFAGGIVHRNKDQVFSKATAVVNSGLLLMAVMGLMFPAVLHFTHSEVQQGASEVSLSRFSSCIMLVAYASYLYFQLSGRSNVYSPIGSEEAPNEDATEEDEEAEIGMWEAITWLTVITLWVSVLSQYLVNAIEGASDSLNLPVAFISVILLPIVGNAAEHASAIMFAMKDKLDITLGVAIGSSTQISMFAIPFCVVIGWMMGQKMDLNFQLFETATLFITVLVVAFMLQDGTANYLKGLMLILCYLIVAASFFVHVDPQSSDD; the protein is encoded by the exons ATGGAGAGTCCTCAAATCGAGATGGGGGGTTTCAAGGTCAACAGCCCGCAGGTGCCCAACGGCGGGCTGCGGCCGAGCATGGCTGGGTCCTGGAACTCGCGGAGGACATTCGAGAGGGCGCTCAAGAGCATCAGGATCGTCATTTTCACCTCAAAGCTCAACTTGCTTCTGCCGTTCGGGCCTGCATCGATCATTCTCCACTTCACTTCGAGGAGGCAT GGCTTGGTTTTCCTTTTCAGCATGCTAGGAATAACACCTTTAGCAGAGCGTTTGGGTTATGCAACTGA GCAGCTTGCGCTATTCACTGGCCCAACAG TTGGGGGCCTTCTGAATGCTACGTTTGGAAATGCAACTGAGATGATAATCGCAATATATGCTTTGAGAAATGGAATGATCCGAGTAGTGCAGCAGTCACTATTGGGTTCCATATTATCAAATATGCTGTTGGTTATGGGCTGTGCTTTCTTTGCTGGTGGTATTGTTCATCGGAACAAAGACCAAGTCTTCAGTAAG GCAACTGCAGTTGTCAACTCAGGTTTACTGTTGATGGCTGTCATGGGCTTGATGTTTCCTGCTGTCCTTCATTTCACACATTCAGAAGTGCAGCAAGGAGCATCTGAGGTTTCTCTTTCAAGGTTCAGTAGTTGCATCATGCTCGTGGCATATGCAAGCTATCTCTATTTCCAACTAAGTGGGCGGAGCAATGTTTATAGTCCAATTGGCAGT GAAGAGGCACCCAATGAAGATGCCactgaagaagatgaagaagccgAGATTGGTATGTGGGAGGCCATTACATGGCTTACAGTGATAACACTGTGGGTGTCCGTCCTTTCTCAATACCTAGTTAATGCCATTGAg GGAGCATCTGATTCGTTGAACCTACCGGTGGCTTTTATCAGTGTTATTTTGCTTCCTATTGTGGGCAATGCAGCTGAGCATGCTAGCGCAATAATGTTTGCCATGAAAGATAAGCTT GACATAACGCTAGGTGTTGCAATTGGTTCATCAACACAGATATCAATGTTTGCG ATTCCATTTTGCGTTGTTATTGGTTGGATGATGGGACAAAAGATGGACTTGAATTTTCAACTATTCGAGACAGCAACTCTCTTCATAACAGTACTTGTGGTGGCATTTATGCTACAG GATGGCACTGCAAACTACTTGAAAGGACTAATGCTGATCCTGTGTTATCTAATAGTCGCTGCCAGTTTCTTTGTTCATGTTGATCCACAATCCA GTGATGACTGA
- the LOC133888922 gene encoding auxin-responsive protein IAA33-like: MSGSGSFEQHPKRRPPAPGPSDQQQQRKLLKLSMQEEDDVAAGVVPPVTVVLDGRCICHRVHLSRHTGYRSLAGALRRMFVDHTEGAADGEDHGIDLSNAVPGHVVAYEDMEDDLLLAGDLNWKDFVRVAKRIRIIPAKQSSRRKQCVELNN; the protein is encoded by the exons AtgagcggcagcggcagctTCGAGCAGCACCCGAAGCGGCGTCCCCCGGCGCCGGGACCGTCcgaccagcagcagcagcggaaGCTGCTGAAGCTTTCGAtgcaggaggaggacgacgtgGCCGCGGGCGTCGTGCCTCCGGTGACCGTGGTCCTGGACGGGCGCTGCATCTGCCACCGCGTCCACCTCAGCCGGCACACGGGGTACCGCAGCCTCGCGGGCGCGCTCCGCCGCATGTTCGTCGACCACACGGAAGGCGCCGCCGACGGCGAGGACCACGGCATCGACCTCTCCAATGCCGTCCCCGGCCACGTCGTGGCCTACGAAGACATGGAggacgacctcctcctcgccggcgacCTCAACTGGAA GGACTTCGTCCGCGTTGCGAAGAGGATCCGGATAATACCAGCGAAACAATCAAGCCGAAGGAAGCAGTGTGTGGAGCTTAACAATTAG
- the LOC133888761 gene encoding protein FATTY ACID EXPORT 7-like: MALALATTPLVPLALPPISASQSSLLLLPRRPSPVPISLPLRSRLLVAVAAKEPELGGGGSEGGGSAGGSGGGGGGSDPRGGGQEGEGEEEGKEMGEGLSMSQKLTLAYAALVGAGGVMGYMKSGSQKSLAAGGLSALILFFVHTQLPVRPIFASSIGLGISAALLSVMGSRFKKSRKIFPAGVVSLVSLVMVGGYFHGILRSSHA; the protein is encoded by the exons ATGGCCCTCGCCCTCGCAACAACCCCACTCGTGCCCCTCGCCCTGCCCCCGATCTCCGCCTCCCAGTCCTCGCTGCTGCTCCTGCCGCGCCGCCCGTCTCCCGTCCCCATCTCCCTGCCCCTCCGGTCCCGCCTCCTCGTGGCCGTCGCGGCGAAGGAAcccgagctcggcggcggcggatcgGAGGGCGGTGGTAGTGCAggagggagcggcggcggaggcggtggtAGTGATCCGCGAGGAGGAGGACAGGAGGgggaaggggaagaggaggggaaggagatGGGTGAGGGGCTCTCCATGTCGCAGAAGCTCACACTCGCCTACGCCGCGCTCGTCGGAG CTGGTGGTGTAATGGGATACATGAAGAGTGGAAGCCAGAAGTCCTTGGCTGCAGGAGGCCTATCAGCCCTGATCCTGTTCTTTGTCCACACTCAACTCCCAGTGAGACCCATCTTCGCATCATCGATCGGTTTAG GTATATCGGCTGCGCTACTGTCAGTGATGGGATCTCGCTTCAAGAAGTCTAGGAAGATATTCCCAGCGGGTGTTGTGTCTCTTGTATCCCTGGTCATGGTCGGAGGCTACTTCCATGGGATTCTGCGTAGCTCACATGCGTGA